A region of Candidatus Hydrogenedentota bacterium DNA encodes the following proteins:
- a CDS encoding choice-of-anchor Q domain-containing protein: MQSASLRRIQLPCRAALCAAILWFAASPPALAATYYVANGGADANSGLSAEEPWATLTRVNAHQLAPGDSVLFRRGDSWRGQLVSQSGSEEGGFITYGAYGEGPKPLLLGSLAKDAPEDWKDEGGNIWSTGGIELSGTNSVQNLLANSDFDSDANGWALHTEQGAQAAQGIDTEQFETGPGALRIACTSSGAEPYHIQFYTGGFAVARGAIYRLTLAARASAPFEMYQPTIMKQGPPWSRYAQPRDPRNISVTAEWAVHTFLYGATETAEDARLNIILGGALPAGVTLYLDSIRLERLGSGLIPHDVGNIIFNHGPVCGVKVWNREDLDQQDEYWYDEAGFALYVFSDANPADRYESIECAIRDHIINQQNQHYVIYENLACLYGAAHGVGGGSTHHIIVRDCDFGYIGGGDQMGGERTVRFGNGVEFWGPAHDCLVERCRFWEVYDAAMTHQSSGGDVQEYNIVYQNNLVWNCEYSFEYWNRPETSTTRDIWFINNTCINAGHGWGHAQRPDPSGRHLCFYTSPARQSGVCIMNNIFYEAKTNAFYAPAWPLEQVKSMIMDNNCWYQAEGTMVALKDHPFSMAEFAAYQALTGLEPHSIVAIPGLVGMQDPDLHLTPESPCIDAAQAVQALFPRTADFEGTPVPQGSAPDIGAYEYTGTKN; this comes from the coding sequence ATGCAGTCAGCGTCTCTTCGCCGCATCCAGTTGCCGTGCCGCGCAGCCCTGTGTGCGGCGATTCTCTGGTTTGCCGCGTCCCCCCCTGCGCTGGCGGCGACATACTACGTGGCGAACGGGGGGGCCGACGCGAATTCGGGCCTGTCCGCCGAGGAGCCGTGGGCCACGCTGACCCGGGTCAACGCGCACCAACTGGCGCCGGGCGATTCGGTCCTGTTCAGGCGTGGCGACAGCTGGCGCGGGCAACTCGTGTCCCAGAGCGGCAGTGAAGAAGGCGGATTCATCACGTACGGCGCGTACGGCGAAGGGCCCAAACCCCTGCTGCTGGGCTCGCTCGCGAAGGACGCCCCGGAGGATTGGAAAGACGAGGGCGGGAACATCTGGTCAACGGGCGGTATCGAGCTTTCCGGCACCAACAGCGTCCAGAACCTGCTTGCGAACTCGGACTTCGACTCGGATGCCAACGGCTGGGCGCTCCACACCGAACAGGGCGCACAAGCGGCGCAGGGGATCGATACGGAGCAATTCGAGACGGGGCCGGGTGCATTACGAATTGCCTGCACGTCATCGGGCGCCGAGCCGTACCACATCCAGTTCTACACCGGCGGATTCGCCGTCGCGCGCGGCGCCATTTACCGCCTTACGCTCGCGGCGCGGGCTTCCGCACCGTTCGAGATGTACCAGCCCACGATCATGAAACAGGGGCCCCCGTGGTCGCGTTACGCCCAGCCGCGCGATCCTCGGAACATCTCCGTAACCGCCGAATGGGCGGTCCACACGTTCCTCTACGGCGCCACGGAAACCGCCGAAGACGCACGGCTCAACATCATCCTCGGCGGCGCGTTGCCGGCGGGCGTCACGCTCTATCTTGACAGCATCCGCCTGGAACGCCTTGGCTCGGGCCTGATCCCGCACGATGTCGGCAACATCATCTTCAACCATGGCCCCGTATGCGGAGTCAAGGTGTGGAACCGCGAAGACCTCGACCAGCAGGACGAGTATTGGTACGACGAAGCGGGATTCGCCCTCTACGTCTTTTCAGATGCCAACCCGGCAGACCGCTACGAATCCATCGAATGCGCCATCCGCGACCACATCATCAACCAGCAGAACCAGCACTATGTGATTTACGAGAACCTCGCGTGCCTGTACGGCGCGGCCCATGGCGTAGGCGGCGGCAGCACCCACCACATCATTGTGCGCGACTGCGATTTCGGGTACATCGGCGGCGGCGATCAAATGGGAGGCGAGCGCACGGTACGCTTCGGCAACGGCGTCGAGTTCTGGGGACCTGCCCACGACTGCCTCGTCGAACGGTGCCGGTTCTGGGAAGTCTACGACGCCGCCATGACCCACCAGAGCAGCGGAGGCGACGTCCAGGAGTACAATATCGTGTACCAGAACAACCTGGTGTGGAACTGCGAATACTCGTTCGAATACTGGAACCGCCCCGAGACCTCGACCACCCGCGACATCTGGTTCATCAACAACACCTGCATCAACGCCGGGCACGGCTGGGGCCATGCCCAGCGGCCCGACCCGAGCGGGCGCCACCTCTGCTTCTACACCAGCCCGGCCCGGCAATCCGGCGTCTGCATCATGAACAACATCTTCTACGAAGCCAAGACGAATGCGTTCTATGCCCCGGCGTGGCCTTTGGAGCAAGTGAAGAGCATGATCATGGACAACAACTGCTGGTACCAGGCCGAGGGAACCATGGTCGCGCTGAAGGACCATCCGTTCTCAATGGCCGAGTTCGCGGCATACCAGGCGCTGACTGGCCTCGAACCGCATTCCATTGTCGCGATACCCGGCCTCGTAGGCATGCAAGACCCGGATCTCCACCTCACGCCCGAATCGCCGTGCATCGATGCAGCTCAAGCGGTGCAGGCGCTTTTCCCGCGCACGGCGGATTTCGAAGGGACGCCCGTTCCACAGGGCAGCGCCCCCGACATTGGCGCGTACGAGTATACGGGCACGAAAAACTGA
- a CDS encoding aconitate hydratase codes for MLFDLDMIKDVYARMPKGVQAARKLLGRPLTLSEKVLYSHLFGQLPEKPFVRGKSYADFRPDRVAMQDATAQMALLQFMQAGKKRTAVPSTVHCDHLILAKSGAKADLAASLEMNKEVFEFLASVSNKYGIGFWKPGAGIIHQVVLENYAFPGGMMIGTDSHTPNAGGLGMVAIGVGGADAVDVMAGMAWELKFPKLIGVRLTGEMSGWTAPKDVILKVAGILTVKGGTGSIVEYFGPGAEGISCTGKGTICNMGAEIGATASTFAFDDSMVRFLKATGREEVADAAAAVRDHLRPDPEVYEHPEKFYDEVLELDLSTLEPHLNGPFTPDLATPVSKMRETARMNGWPAKVEVGLIGSCTNASYEDMTRAASIARQAREKKLAAKSEFIITPGSETVRYTIERDGLLKDFEAIGGVVLANACGPCIGQWARHRTGPQDEPNTIVTSFNRNFAKRNDGNPKTHAFVASPDMVTALALAGELGFNPAADTLVNEDGEAVKLDPPVGRELPPGGFAVEDPGYQAPAADGSVVEVVIRADSERLQRLEPFAPWEGNDFTGLRLLLKARGKCTTDHISMAGPWLRYRGHLDNISNNCFIGAINAFNGEANKVKNQLTGEYGEVPKVQRHYKAEGIGTVVVGDENYGEGSSREHAAMEPRHLGVRAILVKSFARIHETNLKKQGMLALTFANPADYDAVQEDDVLDIVGLTEFAPSKPLTVVLHHADGSAHEFPVKHSYNEAQIEWFRAGSALNLIKAQTGG; via the coding sequence ATGCTGTTCGATCTCGACATGATTAAGGACGTGTACGCGCGGATGCCGAAGGGGGTGCAGGCCGCCCGAAAACTCCTCGGGCGGCCTTTGACGCTCAGCGAGAAGGTGCTCTACAGCCATCTCTTCGGCCAGCTTCCGGAGAAGCCGTTCGTGCGCGGCAAGTCGTACGCCGATTTCCGTCCCGACCGCGTGGCCATGCAGGACGCCACCGCCCAGATGGCCCTGCTGCAGTTCATGCAGGCGGGCAAGAAACGCACGGCCGTGCCTTCGACGGTCCACTGCGACCACCTGATCCTGGCGAAATCCGGCGCAAAAGCCGATCTGGCGGCGTCGCTGGAGATGAACAAGGAGGTCTTCGAGTTTCTGGCGTCGGTCTCCAACAAGTACGGCATAGGCTTCTGGAAACCGGGCGCGGGAATCATCCACCAGGTTGTGCTCGAGAACTACGCATTTCCCGGCGGCATGATGATCGGCACCGATTCGCACACCCCCAATGCTGGCGGCCTGGGCATGGTAGCTATCGGGGTCGGCGGCGCGGACGCCGTCGACGTGATGGCAGGCATGGCCTGGGAATTGAAGTTTCCGAAACTCATCGGCGTGAGACTGACCGGCGAAATGAGCGGATGGACCGCTCCCAAGGACGTGATCCTCAAGGTGGCGGGAATCTTGACCGTCAAGGGCGGCACGGGCAGCATCGTCGAATATTTCGGACCAGGGGCCGAGGGCATCTCGTGCACCGGTAAAGGCACCATCTGCAACATGGGCGCGGAAATCGGAGCAACCGCGTCCACGTTCGCTTTTGACGACTCGATGGTGCGGTTTCTGAAGGCGACCGGCCGTGAGGAGGTCGCAGATGCCGCCGCGGCCGTGCGCGACCACCTTCGCCCCGATCCCGAGGTGTACGAGCATCCCGAGAAGTTCTACGACGAGGTGCTCGAACTCGATCTTTCGACCCTTGAGCCGCATTTGAACGGCCCGTTCACCCCGGATCTGGCCACGCCGGTCTCGAAGATGCGCGAGACGGCCCGGATGAACGGCTGGCCCGCAAAAGTCGAGGTGGGCCTCATCGGGTCGTGCACCAATGCGTCCTACGAAGACATGACTCGGGCGGCTTCGATAGCCCGCCAGGCCCGCGAGAAAAAGCTTGCGGCAAAGTCCGAGTTCATCATCACGCCGGGTTCCGAGACCGTGCGGTACACGATCGAACGCGACGGCCTGCTCAAGGATTTCGAGGCCATTGGCGGCGTCGTGCTGGCCAACGCGTGCGGTCCCTGCATTGGACAATGGGCGCGGCACCGGACGGGACCCCAGGACGAACCGAACACGATTGTCACGTCGTTCAACCGCAATTTCGCCAAACGCAACGACGGCAACCCGAAGACCCACGCGTTTGTGGCATCGCCAGACATGGTGACGGCGCTGGCGCTGGCCGGAGAACTCGGGTTCAACCCGGCGGCCGACACGCTGGTAAACGAAGACGGCGAAGCAGTCAAGCTCGACCCGCCCGTGGGCCGGGAATTGCCGCCGGGCGGGTTCGCCGTCGAGGACCCGGGCTACCAGGCCCCGGCAGCGGACGGCAGCGTCGTCGAGGTGGTTATCCGTGCGGATTCGGAGCGTTTGCAGCGGCTCGAACCTTTTGCGCCGTGGGAAGGGAACGATTTCACGGGGCTGCGGCTGCTTCTCAAGGCGAGAGGCAAGTGCACGACCGACCACATCTCGATGGCGGGGCCTTGGCTGCGGTACCGCGGGCATCTCGACAACATCTCGAACAACTGCTTCATCGGCGCGATCAACGCGTTCAACGGCGAGGCGAACAAAGTCAAGAACCAGCTCACTGGCGAATACGGTGAAGTGCCCAAGGTGCAGCGCCATTACAAGGCCGAAGGCATCGGCACGGTCGTCGTAGGCGACGAGAACTACGGCGAGGGGTCATCGCGCGAGCACGCGGCCATGGAACCGCGCCATCTCGGGGTCCGGGCAATCCTGGTCAAATCGTTCGCGCGCATCCACGAGACCAACCTCAAGAAACAGGGCATGTTGGCCCTCACCTTCGCGAATCCCGCCGATTACGACGCAGTGCAGGAGGACGACGTGCTCGACATCGTGGGCTTGACCGAATTCGCGCCCTCGAAACCGTTGACCGTAGTGCTCCATCACGCCGATGGCTCGGCCCACGAGTTCCCCGTCAAGCACAGTTACAATGAGGCCCAGATCGAGTGGTTCAGGGCGGGGTCGGCATTGAACCTGATCAAAGCCCAGACGGGGGGATGA
- a CDS encoding PEP-CTERM sorting domain-containing protein → MAKRLCATLLALVLAGGVASALDLGNNITISDGVGTGTGWYSINREDQEVEPNCVAAQIWDLEGFFLDANMLSLVSGYDLENGETGNGMLFEYGDLFIDVDGNAVYGPAASGSGGDQSYPLIVANTFGYDYVLTYAGASDPVTGDPLFNAYALNTGDTTLRVYYNQNDESNPWRYNAGGDLVYSGSFRYFSGLADAEVANLQGGSHYAAQVDLGFLADLGVRDFISHFTYECGNDNLMGAGTLIIPEPATMTLVGLGIAGFAIRRMRKAA, encoded by the coding sequence ATGGCAAAAAGACTATGTGCAACACTTTTGGCTTTGGTCTTGGCGGGCGGAGTTGCTTCGGCTCTAGACCTGGGCAACAACATTACTATCAGTGACGGAGTGGGCACGGGCACGGGGTGGTATTCCATTAATCGCGAAGACCAGGAGGTCGAACCCAACTGTGTGGCTGCCCAGATCTGGGATCTCGAGGGCTTTTTCCTCGACGCCAACATGCTGAGTCTGGTCAGCGGCTACGACCTCGAGAACGGCGAAACGGGCAACGGCATGTTGTTCGAGTACGGGGACCTGTTCATCGACGTGGATGGCAATGCGGTGTACGGTCCGGCCGCTTCCGGGAGCGGCGGGGACCAGAGTTATCCTCTCATTGTCGCCAACACGTTTGGCTACGATTACGTTCTGACATACGCAGGGGCGTCCGATCCCGTAACGGGAGATCCGCTTTTCAACGCATATGCGCTGAATACCGGTGACACCACCCTTCGCGTATATTACAACCAGAACGACGAGTCGAACCCGTGGCGCTACAACGCGGGCGGCGACCTGGTCTACTCGGGCAGTTTCAGGTACTTTTCGGGCCTGGCCGATGCCGAGGTGGCCAACCTGCAGGGCGGCTCTCACTACGCAGCGCAGGTCGACCTGGGATTCCTGGCGGACTTGGGCGTCAGGGACTTCATCAGTCACTTCACCTACGAGTGCGGCAACGACAACCTGATGGGCGCGGGGACGTTGATCATTCCCGAGCCAGCTACCATGACCTTGGTGGGTCTGGGCATCGCCGGGTTCGCGATTCGGCGCATGCGCAAAGCCGCCTGA
- the dnaK gene encoding molecular chaperone DnaK, with amino-acid sequence MAKKMIGIDLGTTNSCVAVMEGGEPSVITNPEGSRTTPSVVAFTKDGERLVGAAARRQAVTNPANTIFSIKRFMGRRHEEVGEEIRLVPYKVARTSSGDCRVEAQGKSFRPPEISAMILQKLKEAAEQYLGEKVEKAVITVPAYFNDAQRQATKDAGRIAGLDVARIINEPTAAALAYGLDKKKNEKVAVYDLGGGTFDISILSIQEDSFEVLSTNGDTHLGGDDFDQRVIDWLADEFRKEQGMDLRKDPMALQRLKEAAEKAKCELSTALQTDVNLPFITADASGPKHLNMRLTRAKLEQLCGDLLDRTKEPCRKALADAGLKPNDIDEVILVGGMTRMPAVGTVVQEIFGKDPHRGVNPDEVVAVGAAIQAGVLSGDVKDVLLLDVTPLSLGIETLGGVFTKLIERNTTIPVSKKQVFSTAEDSQTAVTVHVLQGEREMASDNRTLGRFNLEGLPPAPRGLPQIEVAFDIDADGILHVSARDLATGKEQKIRIEASSGLNEAEINRMVKDAESHAQEDKERRRKIEVRNMGDQLLYTTEKTLKENAGKIDAASRSAVESALDELRDALKREDTAAIEAATKKVAETSHRMAEAMYKAAAQEQAGSQAGPHAESRPAGARPGNDSVDADFTVVDEDEKS; translated from the coding sequence ATGGCGAAGAAGATGATAGGAATAGACCTGGGAACGACGAACTCGTGCGTCGCGGTGATGGAAGGCGGCGAACCGTCCGTCATTACAAATCCGGAAGGTAGCCGGACCACTCCGTCGGTTGTGGCGTTTACGAAAGACGGCGAGCGGTTGGTGGGTGCCGCGGCTAGACGCCAGGCGGTGACTAATCCGGCGAATACGATTTTCTCGATCAAGCGTTTTATGGGCCGGCGGCACGAGGAAGTCGGCGAAGAAATCAGGTTGGTGCCGTACAAAGTTGCCCGGACTTCGTCGGGCGACTGCCGGGTGGAGGCGCAGGGCAAGAGTTTCCGGCCGCCCGAGATTTCGGCCATGATTCTACAGAAGTTGAAGGAAGCGGCCGAGCAGTACCTGGGCGAGAAGGTCGAGAAGGCGGTCATTACCGTCCCCGCGTACTTCAACGACGCGCAGCGCCAGGCGACGAAGGATGCCGGCAGGATCGCGGGCCTGGACGTGGCGCGCATCATCAACGAGCCAACCGCGGCCGCATTGGCCTACGGGCTCGATAAGAAGAAGAACGAGAAGGTCGCGGTGTATGACCTTGGCGGCGGCACGTTCGACATCTCGATCCTGTCGATTCAAGAGGACAGTTTCGAGGTGCTGAGCACGAACGGCGACACCCATCTTGGCGGCGACGACTTCGACCAGCGGGTAATCGACTGGCTCGCGGACGAATTCAGGAAAGAGCAGGGCATGGACCTGCGGAAAGACCCTATGGCTCTCCAGCGGCTGAAAGAAGCCGCCGAGAAAGCCAAGTGCGAACTTTCGACGGCCCTCCAGACCGACGTGAACCTGCCGTTCATCACGGCGGACGCCTCCGGGCCGAAGCACTTGAACATGCGTCTGACGCGCGCGAAGCTCGAACAGCTCTGCGGCGATCTGCTGGACCGCACCAAGGAGCCCTGCCGGAAAGCGCTCGCCGATGCCGGGTTGAAACCCAATGACATCGACGAGGTGATCCTGGTGGGCGGGATGACCCGTATGCCGGCCGTGGGCACGGTGGTGCAGGAAATCTTCGGGAAAGACCCGCATCGCGGCGTGAATCCCGACGAGGTCGTAGCCGTTGGCGCGGCCATTCAGGCGGGGGTGTTGAGCGGCGACGTGAAAGACGTGCTGTTGCTCGACGTCACCCCGTTGTCGCTGGGCATCGAGACCCTTGGCGGAGTGTTTACCAAGCTGATCGAGCGCAATACCACGATCCCGGTGTCGAAGAAGCAGGTCTTCTCCACGGCCGAGGACAGCCAGACCGCGGTGACCGTGCACGTACTTCAGGGCGAGCGCGAAATGGCATCCGACAACCGGACCCTCGGGCGCTTCAACCTCGAGGGGCTTCCTCCCGCGCCGCGCGGGTTGCCCCAGATCGAAGTGGCGTTTGACATCGATGCCGACGGCATCCTGCACGTCTCCGCCCGCGACCTCGCGACCGGCAAGGAACAGAAGATTCGTATCGAAGCTTCTTCCGGGCTGAACGAGGCGGAAATCAACCGTATGGTCAAGGACGCCGAATCGCACGCCCAGGAAGACAAGGAGCGCCGCCGCAAGATCGAGGTGCGCAACATGGGCGACCAGCTGCTCTATACCACCGAGAAGACGCTCAAGGAGAATGCCGGCAAGATCGATGCGGCGTCCAGAAGCGCCGTCGAATCGGCATTGGACGAGCTCCGCGACGCCCTCAAGCGCGAGGACACGGCCGCCATCGAGGCCGCCACAAAGAAGGTGGCCGAGACGTCGCACAGGATGGCTGAGGCGATGTACAAGGCCGCGGCACAGGAACAGGCGGGGTCCCAGGCGGGTCCTCACGCCGAGAGCCGTCCCGCGGGCGCGCGTCCCGGCAATGACTCGGTGGACGCCGATTTCACGGTCGTGGACGAAGACGAGAAGTCGTAA
- the dnaJ gene encoding molecular chaperone DnaJ has product MPGTATRDYYELLGVSPEASQDEIRKAYLKLAKKYHPDKTGGDKAAEEKLKAINEAYDTLKNAERRKEYDAMRASPFGGAGGPYASGAGGPGFDFHGFGGGPGGFTADLGDIFGGLGSIFGARAQRPRRQGPVPGNDVEGRLTITLLEAATGVSKSIRVPYTAACSSCGGSGAKAGTQPQPCKACGGTGQVSRGGGAFFISQTCPHCRGEGTTIGSPCESCHGSGVTKGSRTVTVGIPAGVDTDTRLRLAGQGDAGVRGGPNGDLYVVVTVKPDEIFERDGRDITCEVPVTFAEAALGATLRVPTLTGKADLKIPEGTQSGQSFRLRAMGLPGIHGTGKGDQIVRVVVEVPKRLTREQREIVKRLKALDDPAMYPKRRAFERRLKS; this is encoded by the coding sequence ATGCCGGGTACGGCCACAAGAGATTATTACGAACTCCTGGGTGTTTCGCCCGAAGCCTCGCAGGACGAGATCCGCAAGGCCTATCTCAAGCTCGCCAAGAAGTACCATCCGGACAAGACAGGAGGCGACAAGGCCGCCGAGGAGAAGCTCAAGGCGATCAACGAGGCCTACGACACGCTCAAGAACGCCGAACGGCGCAAAGAATATGACGCAATGCGGGCCTCGCCGTTCGGCGGCGCGGGCGGCCCGTATGCCAGCGGGGCAGGAGGCCCCGGATTTGATTTTCACGGGTTTGGAGGCGGCCCGGGCGGGTTCACGGCCGATCTGGGCGACATTTTCGGCGGATTGGGCAGCATATTTGGGGCGCGGGCGCAGCGGCCCCGCCGCCAAGGTCCCGTTCCTGGCAACGATGTCGAGGGCCGGTTGACAATCACGCTGCTCGAAGCGGCCACGGGCGTCAGCAAGTCGATCCGCGTGCCCTATACGGCGGCGTGTTCGTCGTGCGGCGGTTCGGGCGCGAAGGCGGGCACCCAGCCGCAACCGTGTAAGGCCTGCGGCGGCACCGGCCAGGTTTCCCGCGGCGGCGGCGCGTTCTTCATCTCGCAGACCTGTCCGCACTGCCGGGGCGAGGGCACGACGATCGGGTCCCCCTGCGAATCCTGTCACGGGTCGGGCGTAACGAAAGGGAGCCGGACCGTGACGGTGGGCATCCCGGCGGGAGTCGACACGGACACCCGGCTCCGCCTTGCCGGCCAGGGCGATGCCGGCGTGCGCGGCGGCCCGAACGGAGACCTGTATGTCGTCGTGACCGTCAAGCCCGACGAGATATTCGAGCGCGACGGCCGGGATATCACGTGTGAAGTGCCCGTGACATTCGCTGAAGCGGCCCTGGGCGCCACGCTGCGGGTTCCTACGCTGACCGGCAAGGCCGACCTCAAGATTCCCGAGGGAACGCAGTCCGGGCAATCGTTCCGTTTGCGCGCGATGGGCCTGCCCGGAATCCATGGAACGGGCAAAGGCGATCAGATTGTGCGCGTCGTGGTCGAAGTGCCCAAGCGGCTCACGCGCGAACAGCGGGAAATTGTAAAGAGACTCAAGGCGCTCGACGACCCCGCCATGTATCCGAAGCGGCGGGCTTTCGAGCGGCGGCTGAAGAGCTGA
- a CDS encoding Hsp20/alpha crystallin family protein, whose product MTRWTWDPFQELEALRHQVERVFEDYRGGRWPFSRTAFLPGLAARGYPLVNVNEDADNVYVEALAPGLDAESLDITVRDDVLRIAGEKPSVNPDIEAEAFHRNERSAGRFVRTLSLPTGVDAGKVKAKYANGLLTITLPKAEEAKPKQIEVSVG is encoded by the coding sequence ATGACTCGTTGGACATGGGACCCCTTCCAGGAATTGGAGGCGTTGCGCCACCAGGTGGAACGGGTATTTGAGGATTACCGCGGCGGCCGGTGGCCGTTTTCGCGCACGGCGTTTCTGCCGGGATTGGCCGCGCGGGGGTATCCCTTGGTAAACGTCAATGAAGATGCCGACAACGTCTACGTGGAAGCCTTGGCGCCGGGTCTGGATGCCGAGTCGCTTGACATCACCGTGCGTGATGACGTGCTGCGTATCGCTGGCGAGAAGCCGTCCGTGAACCCCGATATCGAGGCAGAGGCGTTCCATCGCAATGAACGCAGCGCGGGACGGTTCGTGCGGACGCTGAGCCTCCCCACAGGTGTGGACGCAGGCAAGGTGAAGGCGAAATACGCGAACGGCTTGTTGACCATTACGCTGCCAAAGGCAGAGGAGGCCAAGCCGAAACAGATCGAGGTTTCGGTGGGCTGA
- a CDS encoding Hsp20/alpha crystallin family protein, with protein MKEATVPEKTQQHPEVPDTREESRTLAPPVDIFENKDGLVVVADLPGVKKEDADVRVENNILTLKAAAKSELPGEPLRHEYELRNYFRQFQLSEEVDQDKIKAEMKHGVLIINLPKREETKPKQITVQVS; from the coding sequence ATGAAAGAAGCAACTGTCCCGGAGAAGACCCAGCAGCACCCCGAGGTGCCTGACACGCGCGAAGAATCGCGTACGCTGGCGCCCCCGGTGGATATATTCGAGAACAAGGATGGGCTGGTTGTGGTGGCGGACCTGCCCGGTGTCAAGAAGGAAGACGCCGACGTGCGGGTCGAGAACAACATCCTCACGCTTAAAGCCGCGGCCAAGAGCGAGCTGCCCGGGGAACCGCTCCGCCACGAGTATGAACTGAGGAACTACTTCCGCCAGTTCCAGCTCAGCGAAGAGGTCGACCAGGACAAGATCAAGGCCGAGATGAAGCACGGCGTGTTGATCATCAACCTGCCGAAGCGCGAGGAGACCAAGCCCAAGCAGATTACGGTGCAGGTATCGTGA
- a CDS encoding Hsp20/alpha crystallin family protein, translating to MTKLLPANWRSSVDELRDRVMHTFDRWLPENWRRESPVDLRNRPSSVFAGRGPVIDLEETDDDIVVTAELPGLDKSDFNVEVEGQRLILRGERKASHEEKGRLYHYSECAYGSFYRSVPLPCDVEAGKSTAKYRKGVLTVTLPKTAEAKTRSIRVKIS from the coding sequence ATGACGAAACTGCTTCCGGCAAACTGGCGCAGTTCGGTCGACGAACTCAGAGACCGCGTCATGCACACGTTCGACCGGTGGCTGCCCGAGAACTGGCGCCGCGAATCGCCCGTGGACCTGCGCAACCGGCCCTCGAGCGTTTTTGCCGGGCGCGGGCCCGTTATCGACCTCGAGGAAACCGATGACGATATCGTCGTAACCGCGGAATTGCCGGGACTCGACAAGAGCGACTTCAACGTCGAGGTCGAGGGGCAGCGTCTGATTCTGCGCGGCGAAAGAAAAGCCTCGCACGAGGAGAAGGGGCGGCTGTATCACTATTCCGAGTGCGCCTATGGTTCATTCTACCGCTCGGTGCCTCTCCCCTGCGACGTCGAGGCGGGCAAGAGCACGGCCAAGTATAGGAAGGGCGTGCTTACGGTGACCTTGCCCAAGACTGCGGAGGCTAAGACGCGCAGTATCCGCGTGAAGATAAGCTAG
- a CDS encoding P-loop NTPase encodes MPNEKQVLDSMRHIIDPDLGRDIVSCGFIKNLQIDGGNVRFTLELTTPACPMKSHFVESCKKAVGALRGVKNVDIEMSAQAPRRYQGQGAPQVTENLKSVETVIAVSACKGGVGKSTVAAHLAMAMVREGHAVGLLDTDIYGPSFPTLFNVHRPQVRGRNNKIVPLDIHGMKVMSLGFVLGESPAVMRGPMVSNYTSQILAMTDWGKLDYLIIDMPPGTGDVQLTIVQRAALDGAVIVSTPQALSLVDVAKGILMFETVNVPVLGVVENMCSFTCDECGKTHYPFGRSQGTLQERFGLQTLAELPIVLGLSDLSMPDAGAGLEVMARLAESVHRAVGASRAGKQKMPDVIELEHAVKIAWPDGFEATVPNKALRAACPCAVCIDEYTGTRLLDPGTVPDDIRFSKINYLGNYAVSFEWSDGHTTGIYSWDYLRNLAQMVRAENEG; translated from the coding sequence ATGCCGAACGAGAAACAAGTCCTCGACTCGATGCGTCACATCATCGACCCTGACCTCGGACGCGATATTGTGTCCTGCGGGTTTATCAAGAATCTTCAGATCGACGGCGGCAACGTTCGTTTTACCTTGGAGCTGACGACGCCCGCTTGCCCGATGAAAAGCCATTTCGTGGAGTCGTGCAAAAAGGCGGTGGGCGCCCTGCGGGGCGTCAAGAACGTCGACATCGAGATGAGTGCTCAGGCCCCGCGGCGTTATCAGGGGCAAGGCGCGCCGCAGGTCACCGAGAACCTCAAGAGTGTCGAGACCGTTATCGCGGTGTCTGCGTGCAAAGGCGGGGTCGGCAAGTCGACGGTGGCCGCCCACCTCGCCATGGCCATGGTGCGCGAGGGTCATGCCGTCGGTCTGTTGGATACCGACATTTACGGGCCGTCATTTCCCACCCTGTTCAATGTTCATCGCCCCCAAGTAAGGGGCCGGAACAACAAGATCGTTCCCTTGGACATTCACGGCATGAAGGTGATGTCGCTCGGGTTCGTGCTGGGCGAATCGCCTGCCGTTATGCGCGGGCCCATGGTTTCGAACTACACGTCCCAGATTCTCGCGATGACCGATTGGGGCAAACTCGATTACCTCATCATCGATATGCCGCCCGGCACCGGCGACGTGCAATTGACCATCGTGCAACGGGCCGCCCTCGACGGCGCGGTAATCGTGAGCACGCCGCAAGCCCTGTCGCTGGTAGATGTCGCGAAGGGCATCCTCATGTTCGAGACGGTCAACGTGCCCGTGCTCGGCGTGGTCGAGAACATGTGCTCGTTCACGTGCGACGAGTGCGGAAAGACCCACTACCCCTTCGGCCGCAGCCAAGGGACGTTGCAGGAGCGCTTCGGGCTCCAGACGCTTGCCGAATTGCCGATCGTGCTGGGATTATCCGACTTGTCGATGCCCGACGCCGGCGCCGGCCTCGAGGTGATGGCGCGACTGGCCGAGAGCGTCCATAGGGCGGTCGGGGCGAGCCGTGCGGGCAAACAGAAGATGCCGGACGTCATCGAACTCGAGCATGCGGTGAAGATCGCGTGGCCGGACGGCTTCGAGGCGACGGTCCCGAACAAGGCGTTGCGGGCGGCGTGTCCCTGCGCCGTATGTATTGACGAATACACGGGCACAAGACTGCTCGATCCCGGCACGGTCCCGGACGATATCCGGTTCTCGAAGATCAACTACCTCGGCAACTACGCCGTGTCGTTCGAGTGGTCCGACGGCCACACCACCGGCATCTATTCGTGGGATTACCTCCGGAATCTCGCGCAAATGGTCCGGGCGGAGAACGAAGGGTAG